A genomic region of Azospirillum sp. TSH58 contains the following coding sequences:
- a CDS encoding ABC transporter ATP-binding protein — protein MPRDGEPPFIEFQGVSKIFGTGPAAVPALNAVDLSIGRGEFVAIMGPSGSGKSTAMNILGCLDTPTSGTYRFMGVDVGGLDRRQRALLRRRYLGFVFQGFNLLARTSAVENVELPLVYRGVPVTVRRRLAREVLARVGLDGREDHTPGELSGGQQQRVAIARAIVTDPAVLLADEPTGNLDSRMSLEIMNLLVRLNHEQGITVIMVTHEPDMAAHARRIIRFVDGRIDSDAPGERAA, from the coding sequence ATGCCCAGAGACGGCGAGCCGCCGTTCATCGAGTTCCAGGGTGTGAGCAAGATTTTCGGCACAGGACCCGCCGCCGTCCCGGCGCTGAACGCGGTCGATCTGAGCATCGGCCGAGGGGAATTCGTGGCGATCATGGGGCCGTCGGGGTCCGGCAAGTCGACGGCGATGAACATTCTCGGCTGCCTCGACACCCCGACCTCCGGCACCTACCGCTTCATGGGCGTCGATGTCGGCGGCCTGGACCGCCGCCAGCGCGCCCTGCTCCGCCGCCGCTACCTGGGCTTCGTCTTCCAGGGCTTCAATCTGCTGGCCCGCACCAGCGCCGTGGAGAATGTGGAGCTTCCTCTGGTCTACCGGGGCGTTCCCGTCACCGTCCGCCGCCGGCTTGCGCGGGAGGTTCTGGCCCGTGTCGGGCTGGACGGGCGCGAGGACCACACGCCGGGCGAGCTGTCCGGCGGCCAGCAACAGCGCGTCGCCATCGCCCGCGCCATCGTCACCGACCCCGCCGTCCTGCTGGCCGACGAGCCGACCGGCAATCTCGACAGCCGGATGAGCCTGGAGATCATGAACCTTCTGGTGCGGTTGAACCACGAACAGGGCATCACCGTCATCATGGTCACGCACGAGCCGGACATGGCCGCCCACGCACGGCGCATCATCCGGTTCGTCGATGGCCGCATCGACAGCGACGCCCCCGGCGAAAGGGCTGCGTGA
- a CDS encoding efflux RND transporter periplasmic adaptor subunit → MTELLPRKTAVEVDALLGLDRSPRTVSGAARIGRKWLLAILLLAPLAVAAHLLLRSSADTPRYATEPTVRGDLHVIVTATGSVQPTSQIEVSSELSGTVRRVLVDYNSVVAAGQMLAELDTDKFKASVDSSRAKLTAAKAKVVQAEVTVVETARELDRKQSLVRSRAGTLQNLDVARALHDRAVAALANARADVGVAEAELTLNESNLHKTGIVSPIDGIVLKRNVDPGQTVAATLQAPVLFSIAEDLRRMEVQVDVDEADVGKVREGQSARFSVDAHPDHHFPAVIRDLRYAPETVQGVVTYKAILTVDNSAMLLRPGMTATAEIGVQDVAGALLVPNPALRFTPPAEAAGKGDLLKRMMPGMPQFRPPSPQDPSGPSRTVWTLRDGVPVEVAVVTGASDGRRTEILQGDLTEGAAVIVDTATPR, encoded by the coding sequence GAGGTCGATGCGCTTCTGGGGCTGGACCGTTCGCCCCGGACCGTCTCGGGCGCTGCGCGCATCGGACGCAAATGGCTGCTCGCCATCCTTCTGCTCGCTCCGCTGGCCGTGGCCGCCCACCTCCTGCTTCGCTCCTCCGCCGACACCCCCCGCTACGCGACCGAACCGACGGTCCGCGGCGACCTGCACGTGATCGTCACCGCGACCGGCAGCGTCCAGCCGACGAGCCAGATCGAGGTCTCCAGCGAGCTGTCCGGCACCGTGCGCCGGGTTCTTGTCGATTACAACAGCGTGGTCGCCGCCGGCCAGATGCTGGCGGAACTGGACACCGACAAGTTCAAGGCCAGCGTCGACAGCTCCCGCGCCAAACTGACCGCCGCCAAGGCGAAGGTCGTCCAGGCGGAGGTCACCGTCGTCGAGACCGCGCGCGAACTCGACCGCAAGCAGTCCCTGGTTCGCTCCCGCGCCGGCACGCTTCAGAACCTGGACGTGGCGAGGGCGCTCCACGACCGGGCCGTGGCGGCGCTGGCAAACGCCAGGGCCGATGTGGGGGTGGCCGAGGCGGAGCTGACGCTGAACGAATCGAACCTGCACAAGACGGGCATCGTTTCCCCCATCGACGGCATCGTCCTGAAGCGCAACGTCGATCCCGGCCAAACCGTGGCGGCCACCCTTCAGGCGCCGGTGCTGTTCTCGATCGCCGAGGATCTGCGCCGGATGGAGGTGCAGGTGGACGTGGACGAGGCCGACGTCGGCAAGGTGCGGGAAGGACAGTCGGCCCGCTTCTCCGTCGACGCCCACCCCGATCACCATTTTCCCGCCGTCATCCGCGACCTGCGCTACGCCCCGGAGACGGTGCAGGGCGTCGTGACCTACAAGGCGATACTCACCGTAGACAACAGCGCCATGCTGTTGCGTCCGGGCATGACCGCGACGGCGGAGATCGGCGTGCAGGACGTGGCGGGCGCGCTCCTCGTACCCAACCCTGCCCTGCGCTTCACGCCGCCGGCGGAGGCGGCGGGCAAAGGCGACCTGCTGAAACGGATGATGCCCGGCATGCCGCAGTTCCGCCCTCCCAGCCCGCAAGATCCCAGCGGCCCGTCGCGCACGGTGTGGACGCTGCGCGACGGTGTGCCCGTGGAGGTGGCGGTCGTCACCGGGGCAAGCGACGGTCGGAGGACCGAGATTCTCCAGGGCGATCTGACGGAAGGCGCGGCGGTGATCGTGGACACCGCCACGCCCCGTTGA